A genomic region of bacterium contains the following coding sequences:
- a CDS encoding acyl-CoA dehydratase activase-related protein → MRIGLPRTLILYYRFLPLVATFFRRLGVELVVSPPSNKDLVAWGIASTVDDACLPLKVTFGHIHALEGSVDHIFLPRLVSLETGSSLCPKFIGLPDMVKSCISVNLPLISPVADVNKGAGGILETLGEAARLLGFGPEETEKALGAAERAQAAFRADCIQGKDPAALLESIEKEKPYVAPEEGDELELRVIGRSYILFDPFISLDILGRLRGMGCRILTHESVDHQTLDRELGSYKRPPYWTLSREILGAAGYFMRQEEVDGVFYVLPFQCGPASMLETLVEAVAARHPRMPYTSIVLDEHTGEAGLMTRLEAFLDMIRRKRDRRA, encoded by the coding sequence ATGCGCATCGGGCTCCCCCGGACCCTCATCCTCTACTACCGCTTCCTGCCGCTCGTGGCCACTTTCTTCCGCCGCCTCGGCGTCGAGCTGGTAGTCTCGCCCCCGAGCAACAAAGACCTCGTCGCCTGGGGGATTGCCTCGACGGTGGACGACGCCTGCCTGCCGCTCAAGGTGACTTTTGGGCACATCCACGCCCTCGAGGGCTCCGTGGATCACATCTTCCTCCCCCGCTTGGTCAGCCTGGAAACGGGATCATCCCTCTGCCCGAAGTTCATCGGCCTGCCGGACATGGTGAAGAGCTGCATTTCGGTAAACCTGCCGCTGATTTCGCCGGTGGCCGACGTGAACAAGGGTGCGGGTGGGATTCTGGAGACGCTGGGTGAGGCGGCCCGCCTGTTGGGGTTCGGCCCCGAGGAGACGGAAAAGGCCCTGGGCGCCGCCGAGAGGGCCCAGGCCGCCTTCCGCGCCGACTGCATCCAGGGAAAGGACCCCGCCGCGCTCCTGGAGTCCATCGAAAAGGAAAAGCCCTACGTCGCCCCCGAGGAGGGGGACGAGCTCGAGCTGCGGGTAATAGGCCGCTCCTACATCCTCTTCGACCCCTTCATCTCCCTGGATATTTTAGGGCGCCTGCGCGGAATGGGCTGCCGGATTCTGACCCACGAGAGCGTGGACCACCAGACGCTGGACCGGGAACTGGGGAGTTACAAGCGCCCGCCCTACTGGACGCTGAGCCGGGAGATACTGGGAGCCGCCGGGTACTTCATGCGCCAGGAGGAGGTTGACGGGGTTTTCTACGTCCTGCCCTTCCAGTGCGGACCGGCCTCCATGCTGGAGACGCTGGTGGAGGCCGTGGCGGCCAGGCACCCCCGGATGCCTTACACCTCCATCGTCCTCGACGAGCACACCGGTGAGGCGGGGCTCATGACGCGCCTGGAGGCGTTCCTGGACATGATTCGGCGCAAGAGGGACAGGCGTGCGTAA